Within the Burkholderia mayonis genome, the region GTCTCGCAGCGAGCACGTAACGCGTTGCAAGAGCGGTTCGCGATGCGCGGCGCAGGCCGGCTGTCGCGGTTTCATCGGCGTGCGCTTTGCCGCGCGCATGTCCTCGTCGTTTCGGCTGCGTCGCACATCGATCCGGGCGGCGTAGCCGTTCAACCCATGCGTTGCGTGGATCCGTTCCGGGAAGGCGCGGAACCGATCCACGCGACGTTCATTATTTTCCCGTCAGCGTCGGCGCGTCTTGGCGACGATCGCACGTAGTCGCGATGTCGCTGGGCGTCGTGATGTTCGCGACCATGGCCGTCCCACAAGAGGTGGCTGGACGAACTGCAATCGCGATCGTTTCCCGTGCCGGCAGATCTCGGCCGGTTGCATCCCGACACGTCGACACCGTGCGTTCGACGACGCCACATCGTCCATCAGAAGGGATCGGCGAGCGCGAGCGATCGCCGACATCGCAACGCGCCTTGCCGGCATCGATCGTGCGGATCCGAAACCGTGCTCGCCTGTAAATGTCGGCGCTCGCTTCATCGATATGCATAGTCATCCTGATGATTGAGGTCGAGACGACTTCACGAAATGCAGATCAGGCGATAACGCACTTCATTACTGATTGCACACAGCGCCAGCTGCTCCGCGCGACGATCGGAGCAACTGACGGCCAAGCGCCTGCGAGCGCAATTGTCGCGTCGAGCCGGCGCGACATGCTCGTCCATCCGCTCGCACGGCGCTTCATCGCGGACGCGGGCTGGTCAGATCGGCGATTGCGTCGAGCAGCCCGCCGAGTACGCCGCCGATCCAGCCGCGCCGACGCACGTACGCAGTCGTGAGCGAGATCTCGGCCGTCGACGGTCCGTCGGTGCCGAGCCAGATACGCTCGCCGCGCGGCACGTGCAGGACGTCGCCGGGCTGCATCCAATAGTCGTCGACGCTGCGCGAGCGCGTGAGCCACACGCGCGAGCTCAGCACGCGGATCTCGGTATGGCTGCGCGCAAGCCATGTCATCATCGCGCTCGGCTCGAGCGCGAAGTGAAGCGTCATGCGCGGTAACTGGATCGCGTCGTATCCGTCGTACAGCGTCGGATCGGGACGAAATAACAACCGGTTTGCCTGGTCCATCGTCTCCTCCTGAATAGAGCCGGCGGAAGGAGCGCAGCGCAATGAAAAAGGCCCCAACCGTTTCCGGCGGGGGCCTCTTGACATCCGATGTTGCGGATAGCTAACGCACGAGCGCCCCCGGTGATGTGCCACAACGGGCATTCACTGGCGGGTGGGCAACTGCTGCGACGATGTGCTTGCGCGTATCCATGCCGATGAGTTTGGTGATCCTTCGTTGGCTTGTCAACGAAAATCTTGAGACAAACGCGGTTACCGTGGATGCGACGTCCGCCGGCGCAGCGATGCATGCGCGACCGGTTTCCTGCACGGAGATCGGAGCCGGTGCGACGCGCAGTCCTCAGGGCGCCGCAATGAATTCGTTGCGTAGCGGCAGGGCGGCTTGCAGCGCATTCAGGCCGGCCATTGGAGTCGCATCGGCGCCGGTCGAGGTCGGCCGAAGATTGGCGACAGATTTCGTCGGCACGAGGCGATCGCGTGTGCTTCTTTCGCGGGATCGAAGACGCAGGCGCATGGCGAGCTGTTCGGATCGATGCGACAACAAGGCAGCCGATCGTAGCCGGATCGGCAACGCTACGCCGTTGCTGGTACGAGAAGCAAATTGCCCGTCGAAAACGCCGCTCTGTGCCGAACGGTTCGCAGCCCACGGTTCGAATCATCGCGTCGCGCCGATGCATCGTGCAACGATTGTTCCAGAACCAGATAAGGATGTCGCCGACTTCCCAATGCGTGTCCACGTGATGCCGTCGAGCCGCGTGTGGTGCCACAGTTCGTCGAGGAAGGCTTCTGATTCGTCGACGGGCAAGCCGACCACGGCGGCGTTCAGCCGGCGGCCGAGGTACAGATACGGTCGCTGCGTTCGAGAATCAGGTTTTCGATGCGGGCGATGATATGAACATCGTCGGTAGTCTGCGCCGCTTTGCCGGCGCGGACTTTCTCGCCGAATTCGTCGATCGATTCCTGATGCTGAATCGCGTCGTTGCCGAGCAGCGAATTTTTCTTCAATCCTGTTTTGTCTTCGATAATCACGGTCGATACGACGGATCGTTCCAGCGATTGGACATTCAATGCGAAATGCTCGGGCTTGCCGCCCGTGTTGCCATCGATGATGAGCGGTTTGGTCGTGGCATCGAAAATGTGCTGGACGTTCGACAGTCGGCTTGCGATGTCGAGGATTTCGATGTCGGGCCGACCGCGCAGCGTCGAATCGGTCGGTGAGCTGGACCAGAAGCCGTCGAACTCGGATTGCGGGCCCTTGTCCGCCACATAAATCTTTTCACTGATCGTTGCGGAAATCGGGCTGTGGCTTTCGATGAAGCGCAGTGCCCGGCCTTACGCCAGTTTTTCCTTGAATGATCGATGTCGTTGGCCGCTGGTAATCGGCTGGCTTATTAATTATATTGTCGATACGATTTTCTCATTTTCTTGAGGGGATAATTTAAATTATTTTATTGTGGTTAGAGTTCGTTAAGATTGGATGGCAATATCGAACCGGCTTCCGTGAAATAAAGTCACGCGTCCGTGCACCGGGCGTGCAGTCGCACCACGATGAAAACAAGCGCGTCGTGATTCCGTTTTCTCGAACGGCGGCGCATGGTTCGATGCGGAAACCGTTTCTTATGCGGGTCACGATCGCGCGGGGCGAATGGATGCCGAGCCGGCGGCGCGATGCGCCGGAAGTCGGAAAAATGGAAGGGCGGGAGACAGCGAACCGGCTGCCCGTTCGAGCCGTGCGGCGAACGGCTCGGGCGAAGCCGCCGACATGAAGCGAAGCGAGCGATTCGGCGAACCGAACGAAGCAGAAGCACCCGGCAAGTGAACCGAACGGTCCCGCGCAGGCTGCGCGGAACCTTCATCCGCGGTCATATCAGGACGCGGCCTTTTCCGAACCCCAGTTGCCGCCGTGCGCGGCGGCCTGCGCGGCCGGGGAGCGCGCGAGATATTCGAGCGCGACCTCGGTGGAGCCTTCGTCGTGCGGCGTATAGCTCGGCCGGTAGTAGCGGAGCGCCGCGCCGATCGTCTTCCAGAACGACGGCAGATGGTTGCGCCGCGAACCGCGCCACCACGAGAGCACGAAGCCCGGATAGCGGCCGGTGCTCGGATCGCGCTCGTACATGTACTTCGCGCCCGTCATGATGAAGTAGAGCAGGATCAGGACCACGATCGTCATGTGGAACGCGCGCTCCACATAGTTGCCG harbors:
- a CDS encoding DUF2917 domain-containing protein — its product is MDQANRLLFRPDPTLYDGYDAIQLPRMTLHFALEPSAMMTWLARSHTEIRVLSSRVWLTRSRSVDDYWMQPGDVLHVPRGERIWLGTDGPSTAEISLTTAYVRRRGWIGGVLGGLLDAIADLTSPRPR